GGTGTGGACAACTTCAGAAGAGGATTCCCTAAGCAGAGCTGAGGGACTTTGTACTGGCTCTCTATTAGAATCTGTAAAAAGTTGATGGGTTGGAGAAGTAGTTGTGGAACTGTGATTTCTGGAGGGAGACTGAAAAGGGGAAGCACAATGGACAGAATCTGGATGACTTTTAGTCCAAGATGGGGAGGAAGCTAATGGAGGTATTAAAGGAGAAGACTCAAGGCTGGCAGGTGACATCTTACTAGAAGAACCTGACACATCCTTCTGAACAGAAGACACTGCTAAAGAATTGTGACAATCCACAGAGTGATGATTCACTATATCCATAGCCTGTTCTTCTCTAGAAGTATGACTTCTGCTTGAAGAAGACTGGTCATGTTCCTTGTCTTGATATCCAACTTCAGGTTCACTGCTGCTTTCAGCTTCTGTGCTCTGTTCCACTGGCATTTTGCGCTGAGTGGCTGCAAATTCATAGACTTCCTCCAAATCTACCTCCTCAACTGGTCCATCATCagctttctcctcttcttcaagACCTTCTGCCACCTTCTGGTCTGCAAAGACATCTTCTTCTTCATCTATCCACATGGACTTTAATAACTCTTGGAAattttcttctctctcccctccatcatcatcttcctcttcttctgtgGGTGCCACATCTTCTGATACATGAGGCATGTTCACTAAAAGCTCACAAGTGTCAATGAGACTTTTCACTCCAAATCTGTAGAAGATTTTACAGAAGGAAGACAATTACACAATGAAAGAGAAGACAAATCAACAAGACATTTTGAACTACGCTAGCTTTCAAAATCAATCAATTTGACAAGTCATATAACACAACACAATCTTCCAAGATTTTGTGGCTTCAAAGCATGTACGTCTCAATACATCTGTGCTTTACACAGAGCATCCCACATTATCCCCCTTTTACAGGGGATACTGGATAATGGTTGAGATCATACATCATGCttggcatacaaaaaaaaaggacagtcaCATGATGAAAAGAATAATGTTACTTCTGCCTTTTAGGGTTCCTCAGTGATTGCTTCAATGTATGAGAGGTTACTACGATGAGGAAAATCAATCACTCAATCAGAGCCATAAGATTGTAGAATCCAGGTTACTTCTGCACATTACAGCCCTACATTTGTTGATGAGTTTACATATTCCTCTCTATGGTGCTTTAATGCACAGTCACAACCAATACAGGGCAGACCTATTTATACTTCCTAATAATTGTGCATCAGTGAAGAGGGGTGGTGGAAAAGTTTAGGTCAGGAGAAGAGTGCTTTGTGTTAAAGAGCATTTATGCAAAACCTATACTTCAATCAGATATAGGGACCTGAACTACCCACTTGCGTATAtgcaatatgtatttttctataaaatatataatttttcaaacAGATTAGTTATTCATCCACACCGTCATTCTTTGTAAAGAGAACTGTGTTCAAGTGTACTTCAATGTGTAACTTACCTACGAGCCAATTCACAAACATGTGTTAGGCAGTGGCTAGGAATATCTGTTTTAGCAGAGTACAGAAATCGGAGGAAAAAGAGAGCAGCATCAGCAGACACATCATTGAGCAGAAAACGTCTCACACGACCCGTACTGGCTTCATCTACATAGAATCCTTCAGAGTGTACCTGGACAACATAGAAAAATCCATTAAAGAAACAGAACTCCGTCATGGTATTATGAATACATAGTAGTATATAGACAAGtatatattttagtgttatatacaaataaaagagcatggaattttactgtaaaacacagAAAACCACCAGTTTTCTGGCTCCATTTGTCTGGTGGAAATTGATAAGGGATGATTCACTGTTCTACCTAGTTCACTTGGGTGTATTCATTTCATTCTGAGcttttaaactggaactaaacttGCATTACTCACCTGCCCTTGTCCCCTCGcagagcaccaccatcttcttctttctttttatcttgtaGAGGGTCTTCAGCTAAACCTGAATGATGTAACTACTTTGCAGACATACAGTAGTTCATTTATTCCTAGCATGCACACGGAAAGGGATCCTgtcaaccaaagctgatgctgtgcattcgcagctcagctttttaacAGATATCctgagcaatcaggcaggtagaagggattattgcagaagggacatcgccttctctttctgcaaaaatgacctgcctgatcatccatactttaaagtggaacgtTAGTTCTACTTTCAATTCTGTAAACAGTATACAGAATGTCAAAAAAGCAAACAGTGTACTTGGAATATGTAAAAGGAAACATCACCTGCTGGCTGTAATGGagaattcaaaatattaatatgcagtAGTTCATAATTATGAAATGCTTCTCAgcctaaatattcttttttttttttttgttaaacaaaatgaCTGTATATGTAACAATATGTTACTTACCGCCTCAACAAGCAGGGGGCAGCGGGCATACAACACAAACATGTGTACATGTAGAATCTCCCCACAGTCAGTCTGAAGTTGAGCATCACTCAGATGAGGATTATTCACCATCTCCATGAAATCTGCCATCAGAGTCATGACTGCGTTCTTATAATACGATAAggagaaacaaataaaaacaatagatcTATGTAAAATTAGGTAATATATCTTAGTACAATAACAAACTCATTATATATTAAGTTacccgcagcgctgtacaaagtccatagtcatgtcaccagctgtccctcaaggggggtcacaatctaatgtccctttcatagtcatatgtctttaatacagtctaaggtaaattttggtttgaagccaattaacctaactgcatgtttttggaatgtgggagcaaaccggagtacccagaggaaacccacgcaaacacgggagaaccCTTGTCCTtgcagagattcgaacctggggcctagcgctgcaaaggccagagcacttacctctgagccaccatactgccaaCCTATTCACCTAAAGAGTTGTTGAGGCAGGATATAGTATTTCCTTCAATTGCATGTCACATATTCTGACAAGAAATTTACCTTGGCTTGAAAGTTTGGTATATTTACACTCAAGATTAATCAGTTATCCTGCTGCTCCAAGAATATGTTTTAGCCCACAATAAGATTTATTAAGAGGGCATTGCCAATAGATTTAGTATAAAGAACCCAAATCACTATTTCATCACTAACATCTGTTTGTGGTGGTTGGATACATGTTGTGTAAGGTTTCAGGAGTGTGATACaagttgtaataaaatacaaatgggTTTTATGCCACTAGTTTATGAGCAAAAGGAGGAAGAATTACTGGAAAAGTCAAAAGACATACAGCCTGTCCTCTGCAGGTTGTTTGAGCAGCAGATATGAGTGTTGGTACCTAATGTTTATCACAGAGGAGTCTTTAAATATTCTTACATCAACTcaatctgaatttattttcaGGGTGATAATATCCCTCTGGCTTGTTCCCTGCTATTTAGAGGTTGACAAATAGCCTAAACTGTATATCAGGGAGTAGGTGGACTTGTTAGAACAGTTGCCGCATTTACTTGGCCGAACATTCCCCTAATGGGATGTTGAATGCATTTTGATTATTCTGTTAGGGTTGCAACCTACATTCCATATTGTACACAAAATCAACTTTCTCGTACTTGTTGGAATtataatatgaaattattttaccAGTGATTCATTTGAATGTCCACCTATATGTTATGCTTTATGTGCTTTGATTAGGCAGTGGCTATAACTGCAGTAGGTTATTCTGGGTAAGTGGGGAATTGAGGGGAGGGACTGTATCTAAGACACTTAGGACATTCTTGccccctttttttggggggtggggggggattTTGGTGATATCTAATAAACTGAAATTTGGTAAtagtgtttaaataataaatgttctaaTATTATTGAAAATAGACCTCTACAGACTATTGGCTCCAATATATGATTGGCAGATTCAGAAGCCAAGAGTTAGAAACAATAGAAGACTGATCAAGACTTTGTGACGCAAGGATAGTGTATAAAGTCTTGACAAATAAGTCTTCTTAAAGTGCAAAGACTGTAAATATGAATACaaactaatatacatttttacagggtTGGATGTTTTCATTAATCTGTCCCTTATATAAAATGAAGGTAATATCCACATACTTTGTTAGCATCAGGGATCTGGCTCTCTTTTCTTTCCACTTCTTCTTCTGAGGGAATGAATCCACTGCATGTAACGCTGACAGGTGATTCTCGGCCTGGGCATAAACATTGTGTTCATTAAGTGTTCGGTAAAGAGTAACATCATAGAAAACATAGTTTAGGATTATGTAGGATTTTCAGGTCACCTGTTTTGTTGCTGGCTTTGCTGGGTACATAGTTCCACTGAGTCAGTGTCATGCCTTCTCCAGCGAGCTCTGCCAAATCCAGCAAAGCTTGCTTGTCCTTCTGGCTGTCAGAAAGTCGCTTCTGATCCTTAAAGGGCGTTGCAGGAGAAGCACCTTCATCACTGAGCATTTGGTTTTCTGGCATTACCACAGGTAAGTTGGGAGTAACTGCACATGGCTGTGAGTTTAGCACCTTCTGTTGGAAGGAgttacacaaatataatattcactaaaagaacaaatctacaacttcatcaacatttttatttgtttttttttaaacagtggcCTAGTTCACAATGTTATTTGCAGTAAAACTATGCAGTTTCAGTTTCACAGAATTCATTTTGTCTTAATGCAGTTAAGTTCCAGGCCTAACTTATTAGGATGATCTCAGTAGCTCAATCATGTTACCTAAACTTCCAGAATTGATAGTAAAAGTCATCGTTTTTAGAATTTGGCTGCTTTGCTACATTGCCTCAAtgtttttttgatatttataatGTTATTGCTTGTACTGTATTATCCCTTTACCCTATTCCTAAAAACTTGCATAAAACTATTGAAATACAGAATTGATAGTACAAAAATTAGCAACTGTTACCTCATggaaacatgtaatgtaagttaGACAACAGCATGTAGCTGTTCTTATTCATATCAAACTGTTACAAAATAATGGTGGTTATATGCTAATGTGTAACACCACAGGGAATGCATTTTTTCCATCAGTTAGTGAGTTAGCTACTCTTCTCTGAGGATCAGATTTTGCTTATAAGAAACTGGAAGAACatattccatattccatattCCAACACAAATGACAGGAAACCCATGTGGATTTCAGCATCCATAGACTCTCCATAAGGAAAAAAGTTATGCTCTACTTACTTTTTATCAACATCAcaacacagggcctgatttattaaagctctcaaaggctggagaggataaactttcatcagtgaacctgagtgatatagcaaacttggaatggctctgatccaggattgaaaacatttgctaacaaatagcaaataacttttaagaaaacatttccaggtttgctgcatcaccctgcttcaccgatgaaagtgtaccctctccagccttggagatctttaataaatcagtatgtGAAAAGttatcatcttaaaaaaaaatagcaaatgggGTCTCCCTGCCTATAACAGCTCAGCATATGAAGGCATAAATGTGGGAAATAAGTATAGGTTATTCTGAAAACATTACTGAgcactttggaaaaaaaacacaatttccccttttttgttaACTATGCTTTAAAGTTTAATTCTGGGctggttatttaaaaatattcccaAGCATTATTATAAATAGGTGCCAACTTTAAGCTTACCTTTGAGAGAGGCTTCCATGGAGTTATTGGAGGATTTAGCTCTGCTGTATAATAGGCGACAGTATCTCTGGTCTCCATCATGTTACTGATATCCCAAAGAACACATTTCTTTCCAGCACGCAGTTTCCATGTTTCCCGCTCTTCCTCTTGTATGTTCCAGAAACGGCTAGCAGGAAGTGCTATAAGGTTGTTCTCCACAGGTTCTTCACTAAGCAGCATAGAAAACCTCTTCTGAAGCTTCTGCACAGCCTCTTCTGGGGCCTGGAGCAGCAAAAGAGGAGGTGGCTTGTCCTTCTTTTTCCGCCGACCTTTCTTTTCTAAAACGCTGACAGCTCAAAGTTTTAGTTAAAGGGAAGCAAACAACTCCAAAAAACACTTAACTCCTTTTTACAACATGACAGCCCTGTTAGTTTTATTTCTGAACAGCTGGGTATCTACCTGGTCGGACGACCTGTCTGGAGGGCTGAGCACACCCAGGGTTATGGAAGCTTTCTTCCTGAAGAGAACGTGACAGTGCCATCGCAATCATTAAATCTTCcatttcttttccagtctttgctACCTTCCTTTTCTTAGAGGGTTCCTTCTGCTTTGGTACTCCTTTCCTCTTTACCTGGGCCACTCTGCATGGTTTTAGGATGTAAAAGTGATTTATGGCAGTTAATagcaatttaaaattttaaaactgatCACTGATATACCTAAAATACTATGAATATTGATAGATACTTGGTATTTACAGGTTACCAACACAGAATGTgtacatttttcttaaaatacacaACCTAGTTTTGAAAACCTAGTACTCATTTACCACGAAATCCCTGGAGTTCAGGCAAAGTTTCATGTCAGCTCTGCTGTAACAATATGCAGACATTGGTCTTCAAATATCCGCTGCTTTAGCAAACACAATATGGTCAATGCTATAGAACCGGTAACACGGTCCAGACAACTGGGTTCATttaattagattgtgagcactgTACAAAGACTCCTGCCAAGTTTTCAGAATGTTGGCTATTCTTCAGCACTCAAATACATGTGATGACTTTCCCTAGGAAATATCTTTTGCATTGCAGAAAGGATCACTTCATCATGAAAAGGTCTCCTCTGTGAAATCACCAATTTATTTCAAGTTAGTTAGGCTTTCCCTGATGTTGCTGTTTATGTAGTGACATCAACTAATGACACAGTTCAGGTTAATATGTCACTTGCCTATACCATAAAAATTAGATTACACAAAGTAACGAACAACATCTTGTATAGAAAACAGAAGTActatttaaccacccggccgttaaacccgaccttggttcggggtaataaaacttgcaaaaagcgttaaacccgaacttttctcaggtggttaaacaaacgttgtatgacaatcggattacaattgtaagaatatactcacccggtccccgcagctcctctggacacttccatcctcttctgtcttctcccggcgagtgcagtgacgatgtcggGGGTTTCCCTcagacgtcgctgcatgcgtcagtgcgggaggcggggcgggaaattcaaatcactttgtattgaactcaatacaaaaaagctgtattgagtccaatacaaagaaatctttatataatatatatataattgtattatatatattatggttGACATTGGGGTATATTAGTTAACTACAGATATAAAAGAATCAAAATGAGTGCTGATACTATTTTCTGGATGCAAGTAAAGAAATGCCAgccttctccctgcctgactcttccctgTTAGAAGATATGACAATGGGCCCTTCCTGAGGTAAACCGAGTTGTCTGATCTTGCtgttggaactgttgctgttttggatcattgtacacatccaataacgataagtactaacttttagtTAAGCTGCACTCGAGTTTTTTGTGTCATTCTGCAGCACTGAAATGTCCAGGTGAGGTGTTTCTAGAAGTGCCCACATGCCATCCCAATGATGCGGCCACTGGCCCAGCACTGATTAAAGTGCTGATCTGATAACCTTGGGGGAAGGGGCAGGAACAAGACCAGCTTAGGGAGAACAGTTgccacaacaaaaaaacaaaggaacaCAGATTAAGGTTTCTGCGGAATCTGAAAGAAAGAAGGGTTGCCTAGAGAGGGAAGGGGTAAACTTATAGtgactttttttaagctttaaagtaaaagctaagccaaaacatatttttgcttaCAGTAAAGGGTTTGAATCTCTGTTAGGATTTTAATGCTGCGTCAGGATTTTAATGCTGCCTGTGTCCTTGCTGcaaagattttccctcatttatTGTTATAGTGAATAATTTCCCCAGTACAGaaattaattacatattttacttgTGGGTAATTTCTACTATTATCTACAGAATAGCTTCCTTTCTCTAATGCAGTCATAATGCAAGGTATAAATTCTCACCCTGTTGGTGCCTCTGTGCCCGTCTCAGTTGCTTGTCTCTGGACAGCTTGCAGCAGTGTCTGCGCCGGTACCTCCAGCTTGGTAGCGCAGCGCTTAAGGTGAGAGGCGCGGGCCTTTTCTGTAGTGAAGGGTTTTCCACATAATGGACAACTGGGAACCACAGGGGCGACAGGATTACTTTGTAAATTCTCACTCTGGTCCAGACATCTATGCAAGATCAGAAAACAAGTGTCAGAAACTGGGCAATTGCTAGATCAGGGTTGTCCAACTTTTCTTCTCCAAGGCCAGGATACATacgcatttttagtatttctttaacctccctggtggtattcctgagtgtggctcggggttaatttccagtatcaaaagcggtaaccccgctcggggtggaattgccagggagtttttaagtcttacctggtccccatgtgcccacggtgtcctccagcggtgcctggCATTTGCCGGCTGGGCTTTGTCAAGCTACATAGTTGCCAGCCAGCTACATAGTTGCCATCTGCGCCCCCGGCGTATGAACGTTGAGGAGCGTGAGGTCAGAGGAAACATATGCCGGCCGGGCAGTGCAAGCGTGTGGCTGGAGGACAGGACTGTGCGGCTGGtaggcaggaaattaaaaaaattaagtgttgttaaatgtaccattttgacatttaaaaatatctattaCTCAGACCGCCAGAGAGGTTAAAAGCCAGTGTTAGTTATACATTTTCTCATCCTACCTGTTGACGTGCTGTTCCCGCAGCACGCTGCTCATGACAGTGAGGTCTTTCTGGCACAGCTGACAAAAAAAGAGTCCTTCATCTTCTAGGCTAGCTGAATGGTTCTTCGGGTCCATTTGCAGAGCTATAGCCAGATCTCCATCAGTAAGAACATCTGCAGCCACTGTAAATGCTTCAAGTAGATAAGAATAGTGAggataaaaatacataacatgtaaactacagaaaatgtacagtaatgtactgtatgtattgtgAAATCACTCACCCTGTTCTCCATTGGCCACCATGGGATTCAATTTCATTCGGACAGGGGATGTCCTTTTATACTGCTGCATCCTTTCTAGCACAAGATCT
The Pyxicephalus adspersus chromosome 7, UCB_Pads_2.0, whole genome shotgun sequence genome window above contains:
- the SLX4 gene encoding structure-specific endonuclease subunit SLX4, yielding MVESDDEFTELCTKLLKRVKKCKPSEGQSASTASTTSKSKLKKPKLTRVKSKTNVGLSKEVETNIKTGDGPEKPNNERDAESTVQALLSNGHTENDCSSRESQEETTGQQDQPRAKDLVLERMQQYKRTSPVRMKLNPMVANGEQAFTVAADVLTDGDLAIALQMDPKNHSASLEDEGLFFCQLCQKDLTVMSSVLREQHVNRCLDQSENLQSNPVAPVVPSCPLCGKPFTTEKARASHLKRCATKLEVPAQTLLQAVQRQATETGTEAPTGVAQVKRKGVPKQKEPSKKRKVAKTGKEMEDLMIAMALSRSLQEESFHNPGCAQPSRQVVRPEKKGRRKKKDKPPPLLLLQAPEEAVQKLQKRFSMLLSEEPVENNLIALPASRFWNIQEEERETWKLRAGKKCVLWDISNMMETRDTVAYYTAELNPPITPWKPLSKKVLNSQPCAVTPNLPVVMPENQMLSDEGASPATPFKDQKRLSDSQKDKQALLDLAELAGEGMTLTQWNYVPSKASNKTGRESPVSVTCSGFIPSEEEVERKESQIPDANKNAVMTLMADFMEMVNNPHLSDAQLQTDCGEILHVHMFVLYARCPLLVEAVHSEGFYVDEASTGRVRRFLLNDVSADAALFFLRFLYSAKTDIPSHCLTHVCELARRFGVKSLIDTCELLVNMPHVSEDVAPTEEEEDDDGGEREENFQELLKSMWIDEEEDVFADQKVAEGLEEEEKADDGPVEEVDLEEVYEFAATQRKMPVEQSTEAESSSEPEVGYQDKEHDQSSSSRSHTSREEQAMDIVNHHSVDCHNSLAVSSVQKDVSGSSSKMSPASLESSPLIPPLASSPSWTKSHPDSVHCASPFQSPSRNHSSTTTSPTHQLFTDSNREPVQSPSALLRESSSEVVHTISLISPDREEDPEADLFSQHSLKPLDDSYDRMFSETCGDYAEPSGFCNASSRVHADASHHEPPVLTSSPSVIQHPILPELGSSPNIRPQTQSFLGHSSHSALENGNSPVSFGRDSKHSEPTQNSVNVSATAVSQEQDIILILSSDEETEGSSQAAKVKAPSNRFDIFTSIKESPASFSIMKNSEGHSLLDKSSSSEMSWLVPATPAPHPAETGLSLLKASHIPQSPQSKAGNHDDTLKDLVSPTQRTTFVNVSLNTTKTSTLASRAQFPNTPKKITESCTSTDSKVSCVHASPMSSISNSTVFEVVESEEEGAVAEPQADISAYSFQMDYDEPPIPIDDDLWLNAQESPAKPYSTPAHNASFHIDITPTKGPETSSSTSALQEKDCEPDNSEDSPGKPSSQIKESSYLNSKLWDEWEEEDPELPVFLPLSQRLNNVPDVQKLLKTPVSIVRKRELPPKVAITPLPDYSDMDTPVLKKELNKFGVRALPKKQMVLKLKEIFMYTHQVMSSDSEDDMPVSQRSRRNIMNEVQGEPLPAPKKQKAATTSTTTSISLTQGRKTTSTACAAQDTDSGDDQPPTASQESTTSSVGASDTSSTSHR